From Pseudomonas sp. B21-028, one genomic window encodes:
- a CDS encoding paraquat-inducible protein A — protein sequence MRAIDAGILICTECHELNRLDADADAQACTRCGARIHPRRPNSLMRTWALLITAAILYIPANMLPIMTINSLGHGAPSTIMAGVIELVQHGMIPIAAVVFVASILVPTFKLVGIGLLLFSVQRHQPMSARQRILMYRFIEFIGRWSMLDIFVIAILVAVVNFGRLASVEAGLGAIAFASVVILTMIAAVTFDPRLIWDNTESDNDHD from the coding sequence ATGCGGGCGATTGATGCGGGCATTCTGATCTGTACCGAATGCCATGAATTGAATCGGCTGGATGCAGACGCCGACGCACAGGCCTGTACCCGCTGCGGGGCACGGATTCATCCCCGTCGCCCGAATAGCCTGATGCGTACCTGGGCGCTGCTGATCACCGCGGCAATTCTCTACATCCCGGCCAATATGCTACCGATCATGACGATCAACTCGCTGGGCCACGGTGCCCCCAGTACCATCATGGCCGGTGTCATCGAGTTGGTGCAGCACGGCATGATCCCGATTGCCGCCGTCGTATTCGTCGCCAGTATCCTGGTCCCTACCTTCAAACTGGTGGGCATTGGTTTGCTGCTGTTTTCCGTGCAGCGGCACCAGCCCATGTCTGCAAGGCAACGCATCCTTATGTACCGTTTCATCGAGTTCATTGGTCGCTGGTCGATGCTGGATATTTTCGTGATCGCGATTCTGGTGGCGGTAGTGAATTTCGGACGACTCGCCAGTGTCGAAGCCGGTCTTGGCGCGATTGCCTTTGCCAGCGTAGTGATTTTGACAATGATTGCCGCAGTAACCTTCGATCCCCGGCTGATTTGGGATAACACGGAGTCGGATAACGACCATGACTGA
- a CDS encoding paraquat-inducible protein A, with translation MPDPLDTHRLSELPLGELVACHECDLLMRKPRLSHGEKAECPRCGYELYAHRPNVVERSLALVIAALLLYVPANFLPIMQLNLLGQSAQDTVWSGVVGLFDSGMQGIAVVVFLCSMGVPLLKLLCQLAVLLTIRWNVGRSYGLLLYRIYHHLRDWGMLEVYLMGVLVAIVKLADMAAITVGLGLVCFISLLLVQVWLEVVMSPHQIWQALSGEDAHAGD, from the coding sequence ATGCCCGACCCGCTGGACACCCATCGGCTGTCAGAGCTGCCTTTAGGCGAACTGGTAGCGTGCCATGAGTGCGACCTGTTGATGCGCAAGCCTCGACTGTCCCATGGCGAGAAAGCCGAATGCCCCCGTTGTGGATATGAGCTCTACGCCCACCGGCCCAATGTTGTCGAGCGCAGTCTTGCCTTGGTCATCGCTGCCCTGCTGTTGTATGTGCCCGCGAACTTTCTACCCATCATGCAGCTCAACCTGCTCGGCCAATCCGCCCAGGACACCGTGTGGAGTGGCGTGGTCGGTCTGTTCGATAGCGGTATGCAAGGCATCGCGGTGGTGGTGTTCCTGTGCAGTATGGGTGTACCGCTGCTCAAGCTGCTTTGTCAGTTGGCTGTATTGTTGACCATTCGCTGGAACGTCGGCCGCAGCTACGGCTTGTTGCTGTATCGCATTTATCACCATCTGCGAGATTGGGGAATGCTTGAGGTCTATCTCATGGGCGTGTTGGTGGCCATCGTCAAGTTGGCAGACATGGCCGCCATCACCGTGGGCCTGGGGTTGGTGTGTTTCATCAGTTTGCTGCTGGTTCAGGTCTGGTTGGAGGTGGTGATGTCGCCGCATCAGATCTGGCAAGCATTATCAGGAGAGGATGCCCATGCGGGCGATTGA
- the msrQ gene encoding protein-methionine-sulfoxide reductase heme-binding subunit MsrQ, whose protein sequence is MRFPVWRIGVFVAAAIWPLLWLYEALMNALGPDPGKVLVDRLGLGTLILLLITLSMTPLQKLTGWAGWIAVRRQLGLWCFTYVVLHLSSYLAFILGFDWSQLGIELSKRPYIIVGVLGFLGLLALAVTSNRYSQRRLGVRWKKLHRLVYLILGLGLLHMLWIVRADLKEWAIYAFIGGVLMVLRIPSITRRIPRLMGKKVSSATKA, encoded by the coding sequence ATGCGTTTTCCAGTGTGGCGGATTGGCGTCTTCGTCGCGGCGGCGATCTGGCCGTTGCTCTGGCTCTACGAGGCGTTGATGAATGCGTTGGGTCCCGATCCCGGCAAAGTGCTGGTGGACCGGTTGGGGTTGGGCACGCTGATCCTGCTCCTCATCACCTTGAGCATGACCCCTCTGCAGAAGTTGACGGGGTGGGCGGGGTGGATCGCGGTCAGGCGCCAGCTTGGATTGTGGTGCTTTACCTATGTGGTGCTGCACCTGAGTAGCTACTTGGCGTTTATCTTGGGGTTCGACTGGTCGCAGTTGGGCATCGAGTTGAGCAAGCGGCCGTATATTATCGTCGGGGTACTTGGGTTTCTCGGTTTGTTGGCCTTGGCCGTCACGTCCAACCGTTATAGCCAGCGGCGCCTCGGTGTGCGTTGGAAGAAGCTGCATCGCCTGGTTTATCTCATACTCGGGCTTGGGTTGTTGCACATGTTGTGGATCGTGCGGGCGGACCTGAAGGAGTGGGCAATCTATGCCTTCATCGGAGGTGTCTTGATGGTATTGAGGATTCCTTCGATTACGCGCCGGATCCCGCGTTTGATGGGTAAGAAAGTATCTTCTGCCACAAAAGCGTAA
- the msrP gene encoding protein-methionine-sulfoxide reductase catalytic subunit MsrP yields the protein MLIKIPKSSDCRESDVTPETLYLSRRQMLGATVAGLAVSSLPRWASAADVARYPDVEPGKAPSWFAEKLPATQWGAVTVKNEPITPFKDATHYNNFYEFGTDKGDPAANAGSLKTEPWSVVVDGEVGKPGRYGLEDFMKPYQLEERIYRLRCVEAWSMVIPWIGFPISALLKQVEPTSKARYIRFETLQDPKTMPGQRSGFALIDWPYVEGLRLDEAMNPLAILAVGMYGRELPNQNGAPLRLVVPWKYGFKSVKSIVRISLVSEQPKTTWQSIASDEYGFYANVNPTVDHPRWTQAHERRLPSGLFSPNVRDTLMFNGYQDEVASLYAGMDLRKDY from the coding sequence ATGCTTATCAAGATCCCCAAGTCGTCCGACTGCCGTGAATCGGACGTCACCCCCGAGACCCTCTATCTATCCCGTCGCCAGATGCTGGGAGCAACCGTGGCCGGCCTTGCCGTGAGCAGCCTGCCGCGTTGGGCGAGCGCTGCCGATGTGGCGCGTTACCCCGACGTGGAGCCTGGAAAGGCGCCGTCCTGGTTTGCCGAGAAGCTGCCGGCCACCCAGTGGGGCGCGGTTACGGTCAAGAATGAACCGATTACGCCGTTCAAGGATGCCACCCATTACAACAACTTCTATGAGTTCGGAACTGACAAAGGCGATCCGGCGGCCAACGCCGGGTCCCTGAAAACCGAACCCTGGAGCGTGGTGGTGGATGGGGAGGTGGGCAAGCCAGGACGCTACGGTCTGGAAGACTTCATGAAGCCCTATCAATTGGAGGAGCGGATCTATCGACTGCGCTGCGTGGAAGCCTGGTCGATGGTCATCCCGTGGATTGGCTTCCCCATTTCCGCGCTGCTCAAGCAGGTTGAACCAACCTCCAAGGCCAGGTACATCCGTTTTGAAACGCTGCAGGATCCCAAGACCATGCCCGGCCAGCGCTCCGGCTTCGCCTTGATCGACTGGCCTTATGTAGAGGGCTTGCGACTGGATGAGGCGATGAACCCGCTGGCTATCCTCGCGGTTGGCATGTATGGACGGGAGTTGCCGAACCAGAACGGCGCACCGCTTCGCTTGGTGGTGCCGTGGAAGTATGGTTTCAAAAGTGTGAAATCCATTGTGCGTATCAGTCTGGTCAGCGAGCAGCCCAAGACGACCTGGCAAAGCATTGCATCGGACGAGTACGGCTTCTATGCCAACGTCAATCCGACGGTCGACCACCCACGTTGGACCCAGGCGCATGAACGTCGCCTGCCGAGCGGGCTGTTCAGTCCCAATGTGCGCGATACATTGATGTTCAACGGCTATCAGGATGAAGTCGCTTCTTTATATGCAGGGATGGACCTGAGGAAGGACTACTGA
- the pssA gene encoding CDP-diacylglycerol--serine O-phosphatidyltransferase, with protein sequence MSERPDEPNQAPDAESMLPIDEHVEEGHDAEGRKVRHRGIYLLPNLFTTANLFAGFYSIISSMSAQAALSAGDTAGASRYFAFAAIAIFVAMVLDGLDGRVARMTNTQSAFGAEYDSLSDMVAFGVAPALLAFGWALGDMGKVGWMVAFIYVAGAALRLARFNTQVGKADKRYFIGLASPAAAGVVAGVVWAFSDYGIQGSKMSFLVALLVAAAGMLMVSNIKYNSFKELDLKGRVPFVAILAVVLVFAVVFSDPPRILLLVFLAYAASGPAQYLLRLRRR encoded by the coding sequence ATGAGCGAACGTCCCGACGAGCCAAACCAGGCTCCTGACGCCGAAAGCATGCTGCCCATCGATGAGCACGTCGAAGAAGGTCATGACGCTGAAGGCCGTAAGGTCCGGCATCGTGGCATCTATCTGCTGCCGAATCTGTTTACCACCGCCAACCTGTTTGCCGGCTTCTATTCCATCATCAGCTCCATGAGCGCCCAGGCTGCCCTGAGCGCCGGTGATACTGCCGGGGCGAGCCGTTATTTTGCTTTCGCCGCCATTGCGATCTTTGTCGCCATGGTGCTCGACGGCCTGGACGGGCGCGTGGCCCGCATGACCAATACCCAGAGCGCATTCGGCGCCGAGTATGACTCGCTGTCGGACATGGTCGCTTTCGGCGTGGCTCCGGCCTTGCTGGCGTTCGGTTGGGCGCTGGGTGACATGGGCAAGGTCGGCTGGATGGTCGCTTTCATTTATGTCGCGGGCGCCGCGTTGCGTCTGGCGCGTTTCAACACCCAGGTCGGCAAGGCCGACAAGCGTTACTTCATCGGCCTGGCGAGTCCGGCTGCGGCGGGCGTCGTGGCGGGCGTGGTCTGGGCGTTCAGCGACTATGGCATCCAGGGCTCGAAGATGTCTTTCCTGGTGGCACTGCTGGTGGCGGCGGCCGGTATGCTGATGGTCAGCAACATCAAGTACAACAGCTTCAAGGAGCTGGATCTGAAGGGGCGTGTGCCGTTCGTGGCAATCCTGGCTGTGGTGCTGGTGTTCGCGGTGGTCTTCAGCGATCCTCCGCGGATTCTGTTGCTGGTGTTCCTCGCCTATGCCGCTTCCGGACCGGCGCAATATTTGTTGCGTCTGCGCCGACGCTAA
- the ilvC gene encoding ketol-acid reductoisomerase → MKVFYDKDCDLSIIQGKKVAIIGYGSQGHAQACNLKDSGVDVTVGLRKGSATVAKAEAHGLKVADVASAVAAADLVMILTPDEFQGALYRDEIEPNIKKGATLAFSHGFSIHYNQVVPRADLDVIMIAPKAPGHTVRSEFVKGGGIPDLIAIYQDASGNAKNVALSYAAGVGGGRTGIIETTFKDETETDLFGEQAVLCGGTVELVKAGFETLVEAGYAPEMAYFECLHELKLIVDLMYEGGIANMNYSISNNAEYGEYVTGPEVINAESRQAMRNALKRIQDGEYAKMFISEGATGYPSMTAKRRNNAAHGIEIIGEQLRSMMPWISANKIVDKAKN, encoded by the coding sequence ATGAAAGTTTTTTACGATAAAGATTGCGACCTGTCGATCATCCAAGGCAAGAAAGTCGCCATCATCGGTTACGGTTCTCAGGGTCACGCCCAGGCGTGCAACCTGAAAGACTCCGGCGTTGACGTGACCGTCGGCCTGCGCAAAGGCTCGGCCACCGTTGCCAAGGCAGAAGCCCATGGCCTGAAAGTGGCTGACGTGGCTTCCGCCGTTGCCGCCGCAGACCTGGTCATGATCCTGACCCCGGACGAATTCCAGGGCGCGCTGTACCGCGACGAAATCGAGCCGAACATCAAGAAGGGCGCTACCCTGGCCTTCTCCCACGGTTTCTCGATCCATTACAACCAGGTCGTGCCGCGCGCTGACCTCGACGTGATCATGATTGCGCCGAAGGCTCCGGGCCACACCGTGCGTTCCGAATTCGTCAAGGGCGGCGGTATCCCTGACCTGATCGCGATCTACCAGGACGCTTCGGGCAACGCCAAGAACGTGGCCCTGTCCTACGCTGCCGGTGTTGGCGGCGGTCGTACCGGCATCATCGAAACCACCTTCAAGGACGAGACTGAAACCGACCTGTTCGGCGAACAGGCCGTTCTGTGCGGCGGTACCGTCGAGCTGGTGAAAGCCGGTTTCGAAACCCTGGTTGAAGCTGGCTATGCGCCGGAAATGGCCTACTTCGAGTGCCTGCACGAACTGAAGCTGATCGTTGACCTCATGTACGAAGGCGGTATCGCCAACATGAACTACTCGATCTCCAACAACGCCGAATACGGCGAGTACGTGACCGGCCCTGAAGTGATCAACGCCGAGTCCCGCCAGGCCATGCGCAACGCCCTGAAACGTATTCAGGACGGCGAATACGCCAAGATGTTTATCAGCGAAGGCGCTACCGGCTATCCTTCGATGACCGCCAAGCGTCGCAACAACGCTGCCCACGGCATCGAGATCATCGGCGAGCAACTGCGCTCGATGATGCCTTGGATCAGCGCCAACAAGATCGTCGACAAAGCCAAGAACTGA
- the ilvN gene encoding acetolactate synthase small subunit — protein sequence MRHIISLLLENEPGALSRVVGLFSQRNYNIESLTVAPTEDPTLSRLTLTTVGHDEIIEQITKNLNKLIEVVKLVDLSESAHIERELMLVKVKATGAQRAEIKRTTDIYRGQIVDVSASVYTVQLTGTSDKLDSFIQSIGTASILETVRSGVTGIARGDKVLSI from the coding sequence ATGCGGCATATTATTTCCCTGCTTCTGGAAAACGAACCGGGTGCTCTGTCTCGCGTAGTGGGCCTGTTCTCGCAGCGCAACTACAACATCGAAAGCCTGACGGTGGCACCAACCGAGGACCCGACCCTGTCGCGTCTGACGCTGACCACCGTGGGCCACGATGAAATCATCGAGCAGATCACCAAGAACCTGAACAAGCTGATCGAGGTGGTCAAGCTCGTGGACCTGTCGGAAAGTGCTCACATCGAGCGCGAACTGATGCTGGTCAAGGTCAAGGCCACCGGCGCCCAGCGCGCCGAGATCAAACGCACTACCGATATTTATCGTGGGCAGATCGTCGATGTCAGCGCCAGCGTCTATACCGTTCAGTTGACCGGTACCAGCGACAAGCTCGACAGCTTCATCCAATCGATCGGCACTGCCTCGATTCTGGAAACCGTACGCAGTGGCGTCACCGGGATTGCCCGTGGCGACAAAGTACTGAGCATCTAA
- a CDS encoding acetolactate synthase 3 large subunit: protein MELLSGGEMLVRFLRDEGVKYIYGYPGGALLHVYDALFKEPEVTHILVRHEQAATHMADGYARATGKAGVVLVTSGPGATNAITGIATAYMDSIPMVIISGQVPSTMVGTDAFQETDMIGISRPIVKHSFMIKHPSEIPEVMKKAFYLAESGRPGPVVVDVPKDMTNPAEKFEYIFPKKAKLRSYSPAVRGHSGQIRKAAEMLLAAKRPVLYSGGGVILGGGSAPLTELAKMLNLPVTNTLMGLGAFPGTDRQFIGMLGMHGSYTANLAMHHADVILAVGARFDDRVINGAAKFCPNAKIIHIDIDPASISKTIKADVPIVGPVESVLTEMVAILKEIGETPNKESVASWWKQVDEWRGDRGLFPYEKGDGSVIKPQTVIETLCEVTKGDAFVTSDVGQHQMFAAQYYKFNKPNRWINSGGLGTMGFGFPAAMGIKLSFPDVDVACVTGEGSIQMNIQELSTCLQYGLPVKIVILNNGVLGMVRQWQDMSYGSRHSHSYMESLPDFVKLAEAYGHVGVRITESKDLKSKMEEAFAMKDRLVIIDISVDTSEHVYPMQIKDGSMRDMWLSKTERT from the coding sequence GTGGAGCTTTTATCTGGCGGTGAGATGCTCGTCCGCTTTTTGCGTGACGAAGGCGTCAAATATATCTACGGGTACCCGGGTGGTGCTCTTCTTCATGTCTATGATGCCCTGTTCAAAGAACCGGAAGTGACCCACATCCTGGTTCGTCACGAGCAGGCGGCGACCCACATGGCTGACGGCTACGCCCGCGCCACCGGTAAGGCCGGTGTGGTGTTGGTGACTTCCGGTCCAGGCGCCACGAACGCCATCACCGGTATTGCCACGGCCTACATGGACTCCATCCCGATGGTGATCATCTCCGGCCAGGTGCCCAGCACCATGGTCGGTACCGATGCGTTCCAGGAAACCGACATGATCGGTATCTCCCGGCCGATCGTGAAGCACAGCTTCATGATCAAGCACCCGTCGGAAATCCCGGAAGTCATGAAGAAGGCCTTCTACCTGGCGGAATCCGGTCGTCCGGGTCCGGTGGTGGTCGATGTTCCCAAAGACATGACCAACCCGGCCGAGAAATTCGAATACATTTTCCCGAAGAAAGCCAAGCTGCGCTCCTACAGCCCGGCCGTGCGCGGTCACTCCGGACAGATCCGCAAGGCAGCCGAGATGCTCCTGGCGGCCAAGCGTCCCGTGCTGTATTCGGGTGGTGGCGTGATCCTCGGTGGTGGCTCCGCGCCGCTGACCGAACTGGCGAAGATGCTCAATCTGCCGGTCACCAATACGCTGATGGGTCTGGGCGCCTTCCCGGGCACCGACCGTCAGTTCATCGGTATGCTCGGCATGCACGGCAGCTACACCGCCAACCTGGCGATGCACCATGCCGATGTGATTCTGGCCGTTGGCGCGCGCTTCGACGACCGGGTCATCAACGGTGCGGCGAAATTCTGCCCGAACGCCAAGATCATCCACATCGACATTGACCCTGCGTCCATTTCCAAGACCATCAAGGCAGACGTGCCGATTGTCGGTCCCGTGGAAAGCGTCCTGACCGAAATGGTCGCCATCCTCAAGGAAATCGGCGAGACCCCGAACAAGGAGTCCGTGGCCAGTTGGTGGAAGCAGGTCGATGAGTGGCGTGGCGACCGTGGCCTGTTCCCCTATGAGAAGGGCGACGGCAGCGTGATCAAGCCGCAGACCGTGATCGAAACCCTCTGCGAAGTGACCAAGGGCGATGCCTTCGTGACCTCCGACGTGGGCCAGCACCAGATGTTCGCCGCGCAGTACTACAAGTTCAACAAGCCCAACCGCTGGATCAACTCCGGTGGCCTGGGCACCATGGGTTTCGGTTTCCCGGCGGCCATGGGCATCAAGTTGAGCTTCCCGGATGTCGACGTCGCCTGCGTCACCGGCGAGGGCAGCATCCAGATGAACATCCAGGAGCTGTCCACCTGCCTGCAATACGGTTTGCCGGTGAAGATAGTGATCCTGAACAACGGTGTGCTGGGTATGGTTCGCCAATGGCAGGACATGAGCTACGGCAGCCGTCACTCGCACTCCTACATGGAATCGCTGCCTGATTTCGTCAAGCTGGCCGAGGCCTATGGTCACGTCGGCGTGCGTATCACGGAATCGAAGGACCTGAAGTCGAAGATGGAGGAGGCGTTCGCCATGAAGGATCGTCTGGTGATCATCGACATTTCGGTCGACACCAGCGAACACGTCTACCCGATGCAGATCAAAGACGGTTCCATGCGCGATATGTGGCTGAGCAAGACGGAGCGTACCTAA
- a CDS encoding DUF4124 domain-containing protein codes for MRMFLLTASLLVGLSPMCMAGQIYKWVDAQGVTHFSAQPPDGTGATTVIKSSPSVGKPPEPPPAGTIGDQKAIDEQVKQQVADQEAQLKVFCEQARTNLAQLKNNPRVREDVEGEMRRLSDEERRQRIDETRKQIEEHCQ; via the coding sequence ATGCGAATGTTCCTACTGACGGCCAGCCTGCTGGTTGGCCTGAGCCCGATGTGCATGGCCGGTCAGATCTACAAATGGGTGGACGCCCAGGGGGTGACCCACTTCAGCGCCCAGCCGCCAGACGGCACAGGGGCCACGACCGTGATCAAGTCTTCACCGTCCGTCGGCAAACCGCCCGAGCCACCACCCGCCGGCACCATTGGCGATCAGAAGGCCATTGACGAACAGGTCAAGCAGCAGGTGGCCGACCAGGAAGCCCAGCTCAAGGTGTTTTGCGAACAGGCCCGGACCAACCTCGCGCAATTGAAGAACAACCCGCGGGTCCGTGAAGATGTGGAAGGGGAAATGCGCCGCCTCTCGGACGAGGAGCGACGCCAGCGAATCGACGAAACGCGCAAACAGATAGAGGAACACTGCCAGTGA
- a CDS encoding YqcC family protein, producing MDTRFPQIADQLLLIERELRVQGWWSSVSPSAEALASVEPFAVDTLDFEQWLQWIFLPRMKAILENDLPLPNASGILAMAEMVYAQRPGQGIELQRLLSQFDRLISDVS from the coding sequence ATGGACACGCGTTTTCCCCAGATCGCCGATCAGCTGCTGCTGATCGAGCGGGAATTGCGGGTCCAGGGCTGGTGGAGCAGCGTTTCGCCTTCGGCCGAAGCGCTGGCCAGTGTCGAGCCGTTCGCGGTCGACACCCTGGACTTCGAACAATGGTTGCAGTGGATTTTCCTGCCACGGATGAAAGCCATCCTGGAAAACGACCTGCCGCTGCCCAACGCCTCGGGCATCCTTGCCATGGCGGAAATGGTCTATGCCCAGCGACCAGGGCAGGGCATCGAGTTGCAGCGGCTGCTGTCGCAGTTCGACCGGTTGATCAGCGACGTCAGCTGA
- a CDS encoding M48 family metallopeptidase → MNKWLIPAVTAVALLSGCSTVQRGSIPVVDSGTAVSNSERVSANGGFRQTTVRRPAQGQAQAIPQGDTGVVVMVPGGGATTSAPISTTPITPGPITPGPIETSPINQGSYGTPASPGSIPSAGSGGLSADEQLDGPVLALLTTAQQQQSSGDLNGASSSLERAQRVAPREPQVLYRLAQVRMAQGDAPQAEQLARRGLTLASGRPALQASLWELIAQAREKQGDSAGAALARQKAKVSL, encoded by the coding sequence GTGAACAAGTGGTTGATTCCAGCGGTAACTGCCGTGGCTTTGCTCAGTGGTTGCTCGACCGTACAGCGCGGTTCGATTCCGGTTGTCGATTCCGGCACTGCCGTCTCCAACAGTGAAAGGGTGTCGGCCAACGGCGGTTTCCGTCAAACAACGGTGAGACGACCGGCGCAAGGCCAGGCCCAGGCGATTCCTCAAGGTGACACCGGTGTGGTCGTGATGGTGCCCGGCGGCGGTGCCACGACCTCGGCGCCGATCAGCACTACGCCGATCACGCCCGGCCCCATCACGCCGGGCCCTATCGAAACCTCGCCGATCAATCAGGGCAGCTACGGCACGCCTGCCTCGCCCGGCAGCATTCCGTCGGCCGGCTCCGGTGGCCTGTCCGCCGATGAACAACTGGATGGCCCGGTGCTAGCGCTGCTGACCACCGCCCAACAGCAACAGTCCAGTGGCGACCTCAACGGTGCCTCTTCCAGCCTGGAGCGCGCCCAGCGCGTAGCGCCGCGGGAACCCCAGGTTCTTTATCGCCTGGCTCAGGTGCGCATGGCCCAAGGCGATGCACCGCAAGCCGAACAACTGGCCCGTCGTGGTCTGACGCTCGCCAGCGGTCGTCCGGCCCTTCAGGCCAGCCTGTGGGAGCTGATCGCCCAGGCGCGTGAGAAGCAGGGCGATTCGGCTGGCGCGGCGCTGGCCCGCCAGAAGGCCAAGGTTTCGCTCTGA